Proteins from a single region of Mycoplasma leachii PG50:
- the atpG gene encoding ATP synthase F1 subunit gamma, producing the protein MPNLSGLKTEISSVRNISKITNAMQLVASAKLRKISKKVIDTHNYVSEVYSLFNDIIRQTDKSVFLKESNFKANKTLWVVINSNLGLCGGYNSNVNKLVLQNLKLEDEIFAIGSKAVSFFRSKKIKIKNQITDIDISFTNKKARSISNDLLDVYINHEFDEIKIVYTKFINNVTFEPTIIRIFPIIKLENKFKHSQSLIFEPDAEQILNSTILIYVNAIIYGTIIESQVSEQASRRTAMENATNNGKNLEQTLSLKYNRQRQGAITQEISEIVSGANNKS; encoded by the coding sequence ATGCCAAATTTGAGTGGATTAAAAACAGAGATTTCATCTGTTAGAAATATTTCAAAAATTACTAATGCAATGCAACTTGTTGCTTCTGCTAAATTAAGAAAAATTAGTAAAAAAGTAATTGATACTCATAATTATGTTAGTGAAGTATATTCTTTATTTAATGATATTATCAGACAAACTGATAAATCTGTTTTTTTAAAAGAAAGTAATTTTAAAGCAAATAAAACTTTGTGAGTAGTTATTAATTCTAATTTGGGTTTGTGTGGTGGCTATAATTCAAATGTTAATAAACTAGTTTTACAAAATCTTAAACTAGAAGATGAAATTTTTGCTATTGGTTCTAAAGCTGTGTCATTTTTTAGATCTAAAAAAATTAAAATTAAAAATCAAATTACTGATATTGATATTAGTTTTACAAATAAAAAAGCAAGATCAATTAGTAATGATCTTTTAGATGTGTATATAAATCATGAATTTGATGAAATTAAGATTGTTTATACTAAATTTATTAATAATGTAACTTTTGAACCAACTATAATTAGAATTTTTCCAATTATTAAATTAGAAAATAAATTTAAACACTCACAAAGCTTAATATTCGAACCTGATGCTGAACAAATTTTAAATAGTACAATTTTAATTTATGTTAATGCAATTATTTATGGAACTATTATAGAATCACAAGTTAGTGAACAAGCTTCAAGAAGAACTGCTATGGAAAATGCAACAAACAATGGTAAAAATCTTGAACAAACTTTAAGTTTAAAATATAACAGACAACGTCAAGGTGCTATTACTCAAGAAATTAGTGAAATTGTTTCTGGAGCTAATAACAAATCTTAG